A DNA window from Oscarella lobularis chromosome 8, ooOscLobu1.1, whole genome shotgun sequence contains the following coding sequences:
- the LOC136189965 gene encoding 18S rRNA aminocarboxypropyltransferase-like isoform X1: MRKGQRRFDKKGGRARGRDRKEDRLRSSEHAGAVEEEEESEKKGTSIPFPLAMWDLGQCDPKRCTGRKLLRFGYLRELRLSHKFSGIVLTPTGASTISPQDRDLIASHGIAVVDCSWAQIDTTPFHRMKMKHARLLPFLVAANPVKYGTPCTLSCVEAFAATLFITGFQDIAEELLSKFKWGHSFVKLNKDLLDSYSKCDGPADVIAVQQKFLQDARTAHSERGGNDIDPTQIRANPNHQIPEEEEEEEDETDSDTTSETEEEDNRL, from the exons ATGCGAAAAGGtcaacgacgattcgataAGAAAGGAGGAAGAGCTCGTGGAAGAGATAGAAAAGAAGATAGACTACG CAGTTCGGAACACGCCGGAgccgttgaagaagaagaggagagcgAAAAAA AGGGTACGAGCATTCCTTTTCCACTTGCAATGTGGGATTTGGGTCAATGCGATCCGAAACGATGCACGGGTCGCAAATTGCTACGTTTCGGTTATCTAAGAGAATTGAGACTTTCTCACAAATTTTCCGGCATCGTTTTGACGCCGACgggcgcgtcgacgatttcgcctcAAGATCGAGATTTGATCGCGAGTCAcggaatcgccgtcgtcgattgttCGTGGGCTCAAATTGATACAACGCCATTTCATCGAATGAAGATGAAACACGCGAGACTTCTTCCCTTTCTTGTTGCCGCCAATCCAGTCAAATATGGAACTCCGTGCACGCTGTCTTGCGTCGAAGCCTTTGCAGCGACTTTGTTTATAACTGGGTTTCAAGACATTGCAGAGGAATTGCTGTCTAAATTCAAATGGGGTCATTCTTTTGTTAAGCTCAATAA GGATCTTTTGGATTCTTATTCCAAATGTGATGGAcctgctgacgtcattgctgtTCAGCAAAAGTTTCTGCAAGACGCCAGAACTGCTCATTCTGAACGAGGAGGAAATGACATTGATCCCACTCAAATTAGGGCAAATCCTAATCATCAAATTccagaggaggaggaggaagaggaggatgaAACAGACTCAGA TACTACTAGTgaaactgaagaagaagacaatcGTCTATAG
- the LOC136189965 gene encoding 18S rRNA aminocarboxypropyltransferase-like isoform X2 produces MRKGQRRFDKKGGRARGRDRKEDRLRSEHAGAVEEEEESEKKGTSIPFPLAMWDLGQCDPKRCTGRKLLRFGYLRELRLSHKFSGIVLTPTGASTISPQDRDLIASHGIAVVDCSWAQIDTTPFHRMKMKHARLLPFLVAANPVKYGTPCTLSCVEAFAATLFITGFQDIAEELLSKFKWGHSFVKLNKDLLDSYSKCDGPADVIAVQQKFLQDARTAHSERGGNDIDPTQIRANPNHQIPEEEEEEEDETDSDTTSETEEEDNRL; encoded by the exons ATGCGAAAAGGtcaacgacgattcgataAGAAAGGAGGAAGAGCTCGTGGAAGAGATAGAAAAGAAGATAGACTACG TTCGGAACACGCCGGAgccgttgaagaagaagaggagagcgAAAAAA AGGGTACGAGCATTCCTTTTCCACTTGCAATGTGGGATTTGGGTCAATGCGATCCGAAACGATGCACGGGTCGCAAATTGCTACGTTTCGGTTATCTAAGAGAATTGAGACTTTCTCACAAATTTTCCGGCATCGTTTTGACGCCGACgggcgcgtcgacgatttcgcctcAAGATCGAGATTTGATCGCGAGTCAcggaatcgccgtcgtcgattgttCGTGGGCTCAAATTGATACAACGCCATTTCATCGAATGAAGATGAAACACGCGAGACTTCTTCCCTTTCTTGTTGCCGCCAATCCAGTCAAATATGGAACTCCGTGCACGCTGTCTTGCGTCGAAGCCTTTGCAGCGACTTTGTTTATAACTGGGTTTCAAGACATTGCAGAGGAATTGCTGTCTAAATTCAAATGGGGTCATTCTTTTGTTAAGCTCAATAA GGATCTTTTGGATTCTTATTCCAAATGTGATGGAcctgctgacgtcattgctgtTCAGCAAAAGTTTCTGCAAGACGCCAGAACTGCTCATTCTGAACGAGGAGGAAATGACATTGATCCCACTCAAATTAGGGCAAATCCTAATCATCAAATTccagaggaggaggaggaagaggaggatgaAACAGACTCAGA TACTACTAGTgaaactgaagaagaagacaatcGTCTATAG
- the LOC136189941 gene encoding uncharacterized protein, translating to MMSSGLLLLALFSIEYVSAAAAAVADTSSLNELISQLVYKNKGTVTNKQTFSMQSISSIYNEGYTYMGQGEADFQVGGHLSYLFEVTNASTHSNKSTIQNNTDFPGDDYFHFSNCSDYETCSNRCENDAKCKAWVFDGNAKGCWLKSAVPARVAKQGDVSGCKDGVFEINCGNWNGSLATPPSGMRSAVPMGSLGGGSIELRADGRLSDWTIFNNEPEEIDGKKIDVDEAAFGLFVDDGGGDTTSSSMLLRTHPPSPLPSVESLTYEGAFPTARLTVNDSRLSAVGIDVRLTAFSSFEMHNVNASITPAIVFFFDISSSKSRNVSLWFNLPDVIGANLFGPSESGNGVTMTKSGTASNSGSLTMQALCSAAENVCSWQVSESFESNWKSFVENGGKLSNKGATSRPSQHGSVAWSGSMQANENVSVVFVLAWYFPHRHWSNTDIGNYYSLFFDSVDDVVSSVVHNASHSLQSILNWQKLVFSPSYPEFLQDSLINSPTPFYKSAMFLRDGRWRQFESRSCSQMEPPHIHFYRAFAYWTLFPSLERQTVQLYADAQLPDGLISEQFGGGCGGASGKFDLDKPNGDPRGDDNGVFILDVFMNYLWTIDGEEFAAKVWPQVELATRWQLAHASNYGLTSDLVNTNDEHGTIGDVNAYDAFVYLASLAAARNLSQSNQTFVDEIEKALKLGVEKLDELLWTGTHYRSFWCKNGKYSANALQGDSLYGQMWAMMVGLDTGVNVTRLKSHVQTEKAWNWTPYGIQFCTNRTTDYHCGKGIDNLGVGFEDFDTWEAHSFDHAFLRLTLFQNTSSLDALEAARLVADKYRLIVNDQWDYRDLSSIYDDASPIKIRPVCNSHYSRQLIMWNLPVALSGQIYDARRETLSFNPRPRVANQWAFFTPSGNGIIRKRKEDGAYVIQLLSGGSMQLSSITIHGQKFSNGMIKIKEGENYVLEKKKDEESRL from the coding sequence ATGATGAGTAGCGGGTTACTACTACTTGCCTTATTCTCCATAGAATAcgtttctgctgctgctgctgctgttgcagATACGTCGTCACTTAATGAATTGATTTCGCAGCTCGTGTATAAGAACAAGGGAACGGTGACCAATAAGCAGACGTTTTCAATGCAAAGCATCTCTTCGATCTATAATGAAGGATACACGTATATGGGACAGGGTGAAGCCGATTTTCAAGTCGGAGGTCATCTGTCTTACCTGTTTGAAGTGACAAATGCTAGCACGCATTCGAACAAAAGCACGATTCAAAATAATACCGATTTTCCTGGCGAcgattattttcatttttcgaATTGTTCCGATTATGAAACGTGTTCCAATCGATGCGAGAATGATGCGAAATGCAAGGCCTGGGTATTTGACGGAAATGCAAAGGGCTGTTGGCTCAAATCAGCTGTGCCAGCAAGAGTGGCAAAACAGGGAGACGTATCGGGTTGCAAAGACGGTGTCTTCGAAATCAACTGCGGCAATTGGAACGGATCTTTAGCTACGCCTCCCTCTGGAATGCGATCTGCCGTTCCAATGGGAAGTCTCGGCGGAGGAAGCATCGAATTGAGAGCAGATGGACGCCTCTCCGATTGGACAATATTCAATAACGAACCGGAGGAAATTGATGgtaagaaaatcgacgttgacgaagcTGCTTTTGGTCTTTTTgttgacgacggcggcggcgacacgACGTCATCCTCTATGTTATTGAGAACGCATCCTCCTTCTCCGTTGCCTTCGGTTGAATCTCTAACCTATGAAGGAGCTTTTCCCACAGCTCGTCTTACGGTCAATGATTCTCGTCTTTCCGCCGTCGGTATTGATGTTCGATTGACTGCTTTTAGTTCTTTTGAAATGCATAATGTCAACGCTTCGATCACTCCGGCTATCGTGTTCTTCTTCGATATTTCTTCAAGTAAAAGTCGGAATGTTTCTCTTTGGTTCAATTTGCCGGATGTTATCGGTGCGAATCTCTTTGGTCCGTCTGAGTCGGGGAACGGAGTCACGATGACGAAAAGTGGAACTGCGTCGAATTCGGGAAGTTTGACGATGCAAGCATTGTGCTCTGCTGCTGAAAATGTTTGCTCGTGGCAAGTCAGCGAAAGTTTCGAATCAAATTGGAAATCGTTTGTTGAAAACGGCGGAAAACTTTCAAATAAAGGCGCAACGTCTCGTCCAAGTCAGCACGGTTCCGTAGCGTGGAGTGGATCAATGCAAGCGaatgaaaacgtttctgTTGTTTTCGTATTGGCTTGGTACTTTCCTCACCGTCATTGGTCGAATACGGACATCGGGAATTATTATAGTCTTTTTTTCGATTCGGTTGACGATGTTGTTTCGAGTGTGGTTCACAATGCATCCCACAGTCTTCAATCAATTCTCAATTGGCAAAAACTCGTCTTTAGTCCATCCTATCCcgaatttcttcaagatAGTTTAATCAACAGTCCGACGCCTTTTTATAAATCGGCGATGTTTCTTCGCGACGGTAGATGGCGACAATTTGAGAGTCGCAGTTGTTCTCAAATGGAACCTCCTCACATTCATTTCTACCGCGCTTTTGCCTATTGGACTCTATTCCCGTCTCTCGAGCGTCAAACCGTTCAGTTATACGCAGACGCTCAGCTCCCTGACGGACTTATTAGCGAACAGTTTGGTGGAGGATGTGGAGGAGCGAGCGGAAAATTCGACTTAGATAAACCGAATGGAGATCCGCGCGGAGACGACAACggcgtttttattttagacgTTTTTATGAATTATTTGTGGACGATTGACGGGGAAGAATTCGCGGCGAAAGTGTGGCCTCAAGTCGAGCTTGCAACTCGTTGGCAATTGGCTCACGCTTCCAACTAcggtttgacgtcagatcTCGTGAATACAAATGATGAACATGGAACGATAGGCGATGTTAATGCGTATGATGCGTTCGTTTATCTTGCGAGTCTCGCTGCAGCGCGAAACCTTTCCCAATCGAATCAAACTTTTGTTGATGAGATTGAAAAAGCGTTGAAATTGGGCGTCGAAAAGTTGGACGAATTGCTGTGGACGGGGACGCACTATAGATCGTTTTGGTGCAAAAATGGGAAATACAGTGCGAACGCGTTACAGGGCGATTCTCTATACGGACAAATGTGGGCTATGATGGTCGGTTTGGATACGGGAGTGAACGTTACGAGACTCAAATCTCACGTACAGACCGAAAAGGCGTGGAATTGGACACCGTATGGCATTCAATTCTGCACCAATCGAACGACTGACTATCACTGCGGCAAGGGAATCGACAATTTAGGAGTGGGATTTGAGGATTTTGATACGTGGGAAGCGCATTCGTTTGATCACGCATTTCTACGATTAACTCTCTTTCAAAATACGTCGTCTTTGGACGCGTTAGAAGCGGCACGACTTGTTGCCGACAAGTATCGTCTTATTGTGAACGATCAGTGGGACTATCGCGACTTGTCGTCGATTTACGACGACGCTTCCCCTATCAAAATTCGCCCCGTGTGCAATTCGCATTATTCTCGTCAATTGATCATGTGGAATTTGCCCGTCGCTTTGAGCGGGCAAATTTACGATGCGAGACGAGAAACTCTATCTTTTAATCCGAGGCCTCGCGTGGCCAATCAATGGGCTTTCTTTACTCCGTCCGGGAATGGGATTattagaaaacgaaaagaggaCGGTGCTTATGTTATTCAACTACTCTCGGGGGGCTCTATGCAACTCAGCTCTATTACTATACACGGCCAAAAATTTAGCAACGGAATGATCAAAATAAAAGAGGGGGAAAACTACGttttggagaagaagaaggacgaaGAATCGCGGTTGTAG